A stretch of Onychomys torridus chromosome 2, mOncTor1.1, whole genome shotgun sequence DNA encodes these proteins:
- the Plekhg5 gene encoding pleckstrin homology domain-containing family G member 5 isoform X3, which produces MEDQSPAEEKGLRCQNPACMDKGRAAKVCHHADCQQLYRQGPLNLCEACDSKFHSTMHYDGHIRFDLPPQGSVLARNVSTRSCPPRTSPAADLEEEEESCVDGRGDRKSTGLKISKKKARRRHTDDPSKECFTLKFDLNVDIETEIVPAMKKKSLGEVLLPVFERKGIALGKVDIYLDQSNTPLSLTFEAYRFGGHYLRVRAKPGDEGKVEQGVKDSKSLSLPILRPTGAGPPVSERVDPQSRREHSLDILAPGRRRKNMSEFLGETSIPGQEPSTPSSCSLPVGSSGGTSSGTNESWKNRAASRFSGFFSSSTSTSAFGREVDKMEQLEGKLHAYSLFGLPRMPRRLRFDHDSWEEEEEDDDEDEDNASLRLEDSWRNLIDGHEKLTRRQCHQQEAVWELLHTEVSYIRKLRVITNLFLCCLLNLQESGLLCEVEADRLFSNIPEIARLHRRLWGSVMVPVLEKARRTRALLQPGDFLKGFKMFGSLFKPYIRYCMEEEGCMEYMRGLLRDNDLFRTYVTWAEKHQQCQRLKLSDMLAKPHQRLTKYPLLLKSLLRKTDEPRAKEAVITMISSVECFIHHVNTSMRQRQERQRLAGVVSRIDAYEVVEGSNDEVDKLLKEFLHLDLTAPMPGASPEETRQLLLEGSLRMKEGRDSKMDVYCFLFTDLLLVTKAVKKAERTKVIRPPLLVDKIVCRELRDPGSFVLIYLNEFHSAVGAYTFQASSQALCRSWVDTIYNAQNQLQQLRAQLCAQEHPGSQHLQSLEEEDDEHEEEGEESSTSAASSPTILRKSSNSLSSQHCASDGSTETLAMVVVEPGETLSSPEFDGGPFSSQSDETSLSTTASSVTPTSELLPLGPVDGRSCSMDSAYGTLSPTSLQDFVAPPPVAEPVLVPQPLASAQTPSPPSSPRLRRRTPVQLLPRLPHLLKSKSEASLLQLLSGTATRVVPTAPSRSLSELCLITMAPGVRTRSSLQAGGPGWNCPGACGPGRGSALLEPENRASHSTRGPTDSARRKDISSGAALRVQPEPPPGISAQHRKLTLAQLYRIRTTLLLNSTLTASEV; this is translated from the exons GTATGCCACCATGCCGACTGCCAGCAGTTGTACCGCCAGGGGCCCCTCAACCTGTGTGAGGCCTGTGACAGCAAGTTCCACAGCACTATGCATTATGATGGGCACATTCGCTTTGACCTGCCCCCACAAG GCTCTGTTCTGGCCCGGAATGTTTCCACCCGGTCCTGTCCCCCACGCACCAGCCCTGCTGCAgacttggaggaagaggaggagagctgTGTGGATGGAAGAGG GGACCGGAAGAGCACTGGCTTAAAGATCTccaagaagaaagcaagaaggaGACACACGGAT GACCCAAGCAAGGAGTGTTTCACCTTGAAATTTGACCTCAACGTGGACATTGAAACAGAAATCGTGCCAGCCATGAAGAAGAAGTCACTGGG GGAGGTGTTGCTACCTGTGTTTGAAAGGAAGGGCATTGCACTGGGTAAAGTGGATATCTACCTGGACCAATCCAACACACCGCTGTCCCTCACATTTGAGGCCTACAGGTTTGGAGGACACTACCTGAGGGTCAGAG CCAAGCCGGGAGACGAGGGCAAAGTGGAACAGGGAGTAAAGGATTCCAAGTCCCTCAGTCTGCCAATCCTGAGGCCCACTGGGGCTGGGCCCCCTGTATCGGAGCGTGTGGACCCTCAGAGCCGCCGAGAGCATAGTCTGGACATCTTG GCCCCTGGCCGCCGTCGCAAGAACATGTCTGAGTTCCTGGGGGAGACGAGCATCCCCGGGCAGGAGCCCTCCACACCTTCCAGCTGTTCTCTGCCTGTCGGCAGCAGTGGAGGTACCAGCAGCGGGACCAACGAGAGCTGGAAGAACCGGGCTGCCAGTCGCTTCAGTGGCTTCTTCAGCTCGAGCACCAGCACCAGCGCCTTCGGTCGG GAAGTGGACAAGATGGAACAGCTGGAGGGCAAGCTACATGCTTACAGCCTCTTCGGGCTACCCCGGATGCCACGGAGGCTGCGCTTTGACCATGActcctgggaggaggaggaagaggatgatgatgaggatgaagaCAATGCAAGCCTGAGGCTGGAGGACAGCTGGAGGAACCTCATTGATGGACATGAG AAGCTGACCCGGCGGCAGTGCCACCAGCAGGAGGCAGTGTGGGAACTCCTGCACACAGAAGTCTCCTACATCCGGAAGCTGCGTGTGATCACCAAC CTGTTCCTGTGCTGTCTTCTTAACCTGCAAGAGTCGGGGCTCCTGTGTGAG GTGGAGGCCGACCGCTTGTTCAGCAACATCCCTGAGATCGCGCGGCTGCACCGGCGACTGTGGGGCAGCGTGATGGTGCCGGTGCTGGAGAAGGCGCGGCGCACACGGGCGCTGCTGCAGCCTGGGGACTTTCTCAAAGGCTTCAAGATG TTCGGCTCACTCTTCAAGCCATACATCCGGTACTGTATGGAGGAGGAGGGCTGCATGGAGTACATGCGTGGCCTGCTGCGTGACAATGACCTATTCCGCACCTATGTCACG TGGGCTGAGAAGCACCAGCAGTGTCAGCGGCTGAAGCTGAGTGACATGCTGGCCAAGCCACATCAGCGCCTCACCAAATATCCACTGCTGCTCAAGTCACTGCTGAGGAAGACTGACGAGCCCCGCGCCAAGGAAGCAGTGATCACCATG ATCAGCTCTGTGGAATGCTTCATTCACCACGTGAACACAAGCATGCGGCAGCGCCAGGAGCGCCAGCGGCTGGCGGGGGTGGTGAGCCGGATCGACGCCTACGAAGTTGTGGAGGGCAGCAATGATGAGGTGGATAAG CTCTTGAAGGAATTTTTACATCTGGACCTGACAGCACCCATGCCTGGCGCCTCCCCTGAAGAGACTCGGCAGCTGCTGCTGGAAGGGAGCCTGAGGATGAAGGAGGGGAGAGACAGCAAG ATGGACGTGTACTGCTTCCTGTTCACTGATCTACTCTTGGTGACCAAGGCcgtgaagaaggcagagagaaccaAGGTCATCAGGCCACCACTGCTGGTGGATAAGATTGTGTGCCGGGAGCTTCGGGACCCTG GCTCCTTCGTCCTCATCTACCTGAATGAATTCCACAGTGCTGTGGGGGCCTACACATTCCAGGCCAGCAGCCAGGCTTTATGCCGAAGCTGGGTGGACACTATTTATAATGCCCAG AACCAACTGCAGCAGTTGCGTGCACAGCTGTGTGCACAGGAGCATCCAGGCAGCCAACACCTGCAGAGCCTGGAAGAGGAGGATGATGAGCAtgaagaggagggtgaggagagcAGTACCTCAGCTGCCAGCTCCCCCACCATCCTTCGAAAGAGCAGCAACAGCCTCAGCTCTCAGCACTG TGCCTCAGATGGCTCCACTGAGACCCTGGCCATGGTTGTGGTAGAGCCTGGGGAGACACTGTCTTCTCCGGAGTTTGATGGCGGTCCTTTCAGCTCCCAGTCGGACGAGACCTCTCTTAGCACCACCGCTTCATCCGTTACTCCCACTAGCGAGCTGCTGCCCCTGGGCCCCGTGGACGGCCGCTCCTGCTCCATGGACTCTGCCTATGGCACCCTGTCCCCCACTTCCCTGCAAGACTTTGTGGCACCACCCCCTGTGGCAGAACCAGTGCTTGTACCCCAGCCCCTGGCGTCAGCGCAGACCCCCTCACCCCCTTCGTCACCCCGCCTCCGGCGTCGTACTCCTGTCCAGCTGCTCCCCCGTCTGCCCCACCTGCTCAAGtccaaatctgaggccagcctcctACAGCTGCTGTCGGGAACTGCCACCCGGGTAGTGCCAACAGCTCCTAGCCGCAGCCTGTCAGAACTGTGCCTGATCACTATGGCGCCTGGGGTTAGGACTCGGAGCTCCCTtcaggcaggtgggcctggctGGAATTGCCCAGGGGCCTGTGGCCCTGGCCGTGGCTCTGCATTGTTAGAacctgagaacagagccagccactccACTAGGGGACCTACAGATTCTGCCAGAAGGAAAGACATCTCCTCTGGGGCTGCTCTCAGGGTGCAGCCTGAGCCTCCACCAGGGATCTCTGCTCAGCATAGGAAGCTGACCCTGGCCCAGCTCTATCGGATCAGGACCACCCTGCTGCTTAACTCCACGCTCACTGCCTC GGAGGTCTGA
- the Plekhg5 gene encoding pleckstrin homology domain-containing family G member 5 isoform X4 yields MDQSPAEEKGLRCQNPACMDKGRAAKVCHHADCQQLYRQGPLNLCEACDSKFHSTMHYDGHIRFDLPPQGSVLARNVSTRSCPPRTSPAADLEEEEESCVDGRGDRKSTGLKISKKKARRRHTDDPSKECFTLKFDLNVDIETEIVPAMKKKSLGEVLLPVFERKGIALGKVDIYLDQSNTPLSLTFEAYRFGGHYLRVRAKPGDEGKVEQGVKDSKSLSLPILRPTGAGPPVSERVDPQSRREHSLDILAPGRRRKNMSEFLGETSIPGQEPSTPSSCSLPVGSSGGTSSGTNESWKNRAASRFSGFFSSSTSTSAFGREVDKMEQLEGKLHAYSLFGLPRMPRRLRFDHDSWEEEEEDDDEDEDNASLRLEDSWRNLIDGHEKLTRRQCHQQEAVWELLHTEVSYIRKLRVITNLFLCCLLNLQESGLLCEVEADRLFSNIPEIARLHRRLWGSVMVPVLEKARRTRALLQPGDFLKGFKMFGSLFKPYIRYCMEEEGCMEYMRGLLRDNDLFRTYVTWAEKHQQCQRLKLSDMLAKPHQRLTKYPLLLKSLLRKTDEPRAKEAVITMISSVECFIHHVNTSMRQRQERQRLAGVVSRIDAYEVVEGSNDEVDKLLKEFLHLDLTAPMPGASPEETRQLLLEGSLRMKEGRDSKMDVYCFLFTDLLLVTKAVKKAERTKVIRPPLLVDKIVCRELRDPGSFVLIYLNEFHSAVGAYTFQASSQALCRSWVDTIYNAQNQLQQLRAQLCAQEHPGSQHLQSLEEEDDEHEEEGEESSTSAASSPTILRKSSNSLSSQHCASDGSTETLAMVVVEPGETLSSPEFDGGPFSSQSDETSLSTTASSVTPTSELLPLGPVDGRSCSMDSAYGTLSPTSLQDFVAPPPVAEPVLVPQPLASAQTPSPPSSPRLRRRTPVQLLPRLPHLLKSKSEASLLQLLSGTATRVVPTAPSRSLSELCLITMAPGVRTRSSLQAGGPGWNCPGACGPGRGSALLEPENRASHSTRGPTDSARRKDISSGAALRVQPEPPPGISAQHRKLTLAQLYRIRTTLLLNSTLTASEV; encoded by the exons GTATGCCACCATGCCGACTGCCAGCAGTTGTACCGCCAGGGGCCCCTCAACCTGTGTGAGGCCTGTGACAGCAAGTTCCACAGCACTATGCATTATGATGGGCACATTCGCTTTGACCTGCCCCCACAAG GCTCTGTTCTGGCCCGGAATGTTTCCACCCGGTCCTGTCCCCCACGCACCAGCCCTGCTGCAgacttggaggaagaggaggagagctgTGTGGATGGAAGAGG GGACCGGAAGAGCACTGGCTTAAAGATCTccaagaagaaagcaagaaggaGACACACGGAT GACCCAAGCAAGGAGTGTTTCACCTTGAAATTTGACCTCAACGTGGACATTGAAACAGAAATCGTGCCAGCCATGAAGAAGAAGTCACTGGG GGAGGTGTTGCTACCTGTGTTTGAAAGGAAGGGCATTGCACTGGGTAAAGTGGATATCTACCTGGACCAATCCAACACACCGCTGTCCCTCACATTTGAGGCCTACAGGTTTGGAGGACACTACCTGAGGGTCAGAG CCAAGCCGGGAGACGAGGGCAAAGTGGAACAGGGAGTAAAGGATTCCAAGTCCCTCAGTCTGCCAATCCTGAGGCCCACTGGGGCTGGGCCCCCTGTATCGGAGCGTGTGGACCCTCAGAGCCGCCGAGAGCATAGTCTGGACATCTTG GCCCCTGGCCGCCGTCGCAAGAACATGTCTGAGTTCCTGGGGGAGACGAGCATCCCCGGGCAGGAGCCCTCCACACCTTCCAGCTGTTCTCTGCCTGTCGGCAGCAGTGGAGGTACCAGCAGCGGGACCAACGAGAGCTGGAAGAACCGGGCTGCCAGTCGCTTCAGTGGCTTCTTCAGCTCGAGCACCAGCACCAGCGCCTTCGGTCGG GAAGTGGACAAGATGGAACAGCTGGAGGGCAAGCTACATGCTTACAGCCTCTTCGGGCTACCCCGGATGCCACGGAGGCTGCGCTTTGACCATGActcctgggaggaggaggaagaggatgatgatgaggatgaagaCAATGCAAGCCTGAGGCTGGAGGACAGCTGGAGGAACCTCATTGATGGACATGAG AAGCTGACCCGGCGGCAGTGCCACCAGCAGGAGGCAGTGTGGGAACTCCTGCACACAGAAGTCTCCTACATCCGGAAGCTGCGTGTGATCACCAAC CTGTTCCTGTGCTGTCTTCTTAACCTGCAAGAGTCGGGGCTCCTGTGTGAG GTGGAGGCCGACCGCTTGTTCAGCAACATCCCTGAGATCGCGCGGCTGCACCGGCGACTGTGGGGCAGCGTGATGGTGCCGGTGCTGGAGAAGGCGCGGCGCACACGGGCGCTGCTGCAGCCTGGGGACTTTCTCAAAGGCTTCAAGATG TTCGGCTCACTCTTCAAGCCATACATCCGGTACTGTATGGAGGAGGAGGGCTGCATGGAGTACATGCGTGGCCTGCTGCGTGACAATGACCTATTCCGCACCTATGTCACG TGGGCTGAGAAGCACCAGCAGTGTCAGCGGCTGAAGCTGAGTGACATGCTGGCCAAGCCACATCAGCGCCTCACCAAATATCCACTGCTGCTCAAGTCACTGCTGAGGAAGACTGACGAGCCCCGCGCCAAGGAAGCAGTGATCACCATG ATCAGCTCTGTGGAATGCTTCATTCACCACGTGAACACAAGCATGCGGCAGCGCCAGGAGCGCCAGCGGCTGGCGGGGGTGGTGAGCCGGATCGACGCCTACGAAGTTGTGGAGGGCAGCAATGATGAGGTGGATAAG CTCTTGAAGGAATTTTTACATCTGGACCTGACAGCACCCATGCCTGGCGCCTCCCCTGAAGAGACTCGGCAGCTGCTGCTGGAAGGGAGCCTGAGGATGAAGGAGGGGAGAGACAGCAAG ATGGACGTGTACTGCTTCCTGTTCACTGATCTACTCTTGGTGACCAAGGCcgtgaagaaggcagagagaaccaAGGTCATCAGGCCACCACTGCTGGTGGATAAGATTGTGTGCCGGGAGCTTCGGGACCCTG GCTCCTTCGTCCTCATCTACCTGAATGAATTCCACAGTGCTGTGGGGGCCTACACATTCCAGGCCAGCAGCCAGGCTTTATGCCGAAGCTGGGTGGACACTATTTATAATGCCCAG AACCAACTGCAGCAGTTGCGTGCACAGCTGTGTGCACAGGAGCATCCAGGCAGCCAACACCTGCAGAGCCTGGAAGAGGAGGATGATGAGCAtgaagaggagggtgaggagagcAGTACCTCAGCTGCCAGCTCCCCCACCATCCTTCGAAAGAGCAGCAACAGCCTCAGCTCTCAGCACTG TGCCTCAGATGGCTCCACTGAGACCCTGGCCATGGTTGTGGTAGAGCCTGGGGAGACACTGTCTTCTCCGGAGTTTGATGGCGGTCCTTTCAGCTCCCAGTCGGACGAGACCTCTCTTAGCACCACCGCTTCATCCGTTACTCCCACTAGCGAGCTGCTGCCCCTGGGCCCCGTGGACGGCCGCTCCTGCTCCATGGACTCTGCCTATGGCACCCTGTCCCCCACTTCCCTGCAAGACTTTGTGGCACCACCCCCTGTGGCAGAACCAGTGCTTGTACCCCAGCCCCTGGCGTCAGCGCAGACCCCCTCACCCCCTTCGTCACCCCGCCTCCGGCGTCGTACTCCTGTCCAGCTGCTCCCCCGTCTGCCCCACCTGCTCAAGtccaaatctgaggccagcctcctACAGCTGCTGTCGGGAACTGCCACCCGGGTAGTGCCAACAGCTCCTAGCCGCAGCCTGTCAGAACTGTGCCTGATCACTATGGCGCCTGGGGTTAGGACTCGGAGCTCCCTtcaggcaggtgggcctggctGGAATTGCCCAGGGGCCTGTGGCCCTGGCCGTGGCTCTGCATTGTTAGAacctgagaacagagccagccactccACTAGGGGACCTACAGATTCTGCCAGAAGGAAAGACATCTCCTCTGGGGCTGCTCTCAGGGTGCAGCCTGAGCCTCCACCAGGGATCTCTGCTCAGCATAGGAAGCTGACCCTGGCCCAGCTCTATCGGATCAGGACCACCCTGCTGCTTAACTCCACGCTCACTGCCTC GGAGGTCTGA
- the Plekhg5 gene encoding pleckstrin homology domain-containing family G member 5 isoform X1, which translates to MGTGPGVSGRRAAAGPGSELPSPDSQSPWVGGHARSGESQVCHHADCQQLYRQGPLNLCEACDSKFHSTMHYDGHIRFDLPPQGSVLARNVSTRSCPPRTSPAADLEEEEESCVDGRGDRKSTGLKISKKKARRRHTDDPSKECFTLKFDLNVDIETEIVPAMKKKSLGEVLLPVFERKGIALGKVDIYLDQSNTPLSLTFEAYRFGGHYLRVRAKPGDEGKVEQGVKDSKSLSLPILRPTGAGPPVSERVDPQSRREHSLDILAPGRRRKNMSEFLGETSIPGQEPSTPSSCSLPVGSSGGTSSGTNESWKNRAASRFSGFFSSSTSTSAFGREVDKMEQLEGKLHAYSLFGLPRMPRRLRFDHDSWEEEEEDDDEDEDNASLRLEDSWRNLIDGHEKLTRRQCHQQEAVWELLHTEVSYIRKLRVITNLFLCCLLNLQESGLLCEVEADRLFSNIPEIARLHRRLWGSVMVPVLEKARRTRALLQPGDFLKGFKMFGSLFKPYIRYCMEEEGCMEYMRGLLRDNDLFRTYVTWAEKHQQCQRLKLSDMLAKPHQRLTKYPLLLKSLLRKTDEPRAKEAVITMISSVECFIHHVNTSMRQRQERQRLAGVVSRIDAYEVVEGSNDEVDKLLKEFLHLDLTAPMPGASPEETRQLLLEGSLRMKEGRDSKMDVYCFLFTDLLLVTKAVKKAERTKVIRPPLLVDKIVCRELRDPGSFVLIYLNEFHSAVGAYTFQASSQALCRSWVDTIYNAQNQLQQLRAQLCAQEHPGSQHLQSLEEEDDEHEEEGEESSTSAASSPTILRKSSNSLSSQHCASDGSTETLAMVVVEPGETLSSPEFDGGPFSSQSDETSLSTTASSVTPTSELLPLGPVDGRSCSMDSAYGTLSPTSLQDFVAPPPVAEPVLVPQPLASAQTPSPPSSPRLRRRTPVQLLPRLPHLLKSKSEASLLQLLSGTATRVVPTAPSRSLSELCLITMAPGVRTRSSLQAGGPGWNCPGACGPGRGSALLEPENRASHSTRGPTDSARRKDISSGAALRVQPEPPPGISAQHRKLTLAQLYRIRTTLLLNSTLTASEV; encoded by the exons GTATGCCACCATGCCGACTGCCAGCAGTTGTACCGCCAGGGGCCCCTCAACCTGTGTGAGGCCTGTGACAGCAAGTTCCACAGCACTATGCATTATGATGGGCACATTCGCTTTGACCTGCCCCCACAAG GCTCTGTTCTGGCCCGGAATGTTTCCACCCGGTCCTGTCCCCCACGCACCAGCCCTGCTGCAgacttggaggaagaggaggagagctgTGTGGATGGAAGAGG GGACCGGAAGAGCACTGGCTTAAAGATCTccaagaagaaagcaagaaggaGACACACGGAT GACCCAAGCAAGGAGTGTTTCACCTTGAAATTTGACCTCAACGTGGACATTGAAACAGAAATCGTGCCAGCCATGAAGAAGAAGTCACTGGG GGAGGTGTTGCTACCTGTGTTTGAAAGGAAGGGCATTGCACTGGGTAAAGTGGATATCTACCTGGACCAATCCAACACACCGCTGTCCCTCACATTTGAGGCCTACAGGTTTGGAGGACACTACCTGAGGGTCAGAG CCAAGCCGGGAGACGAGGGCAAAGTGGAACAGGGAGTAAAGGATTCCAAGTCCCTCAGTCTGCCAATCCTGAGGCCCACTGGGGCTGGGCCCCCTGTATCGGAGCGTGTGGACCCTCAGAGCCGCCGAGAGCATAGTCTGGACATCTTG GCCCCTGGCCGCCGTCGCAAGAACATGTCTGAGTTCCTGGGGGAGACGAGCATCCCCGGGCAGGAGCCCTCCACACCTTCCAGCTGTTCTCTGCCTGTCGGCAGCAGTGGAGGTACCAGCAGCGGGACCAACGAGAGCTGGAAGAACCGGGCTGCCAGTCGCTTCAGTGGCTTCTTCAGCTCGAGCACCAGCACCAGCGCCTTCGGTCGG GAAGTGGACAAGATGGAACAGCTGGAGGGCAAGCTACATGCTTACAGCCTCTTCGGGCTACCCCGGATGCCACGGAGGCTGCGCTTTGACCATGActcctgggaggaggaggaagaggatgatgatgaggatgaagaCAATGCAAGCCTGAGGCTGGAGGACAGCTGGAGGAACCTCATTGATGGACATGAG AAGCTGACCCGGCGGCAGTGCCACCAGCAGGAGGCAGTGTGGGAACTCCTGCACACAGAAGTCTCCTACATCCGGAAGCTGCGTGTGATCACCAAC CTGTTCCTGTGCTGTCTTCTTAACCTGCAAGAGTCGGGGCTCCTGTGTGAG GTGGAGGCCGACCGCTTGTTCAGCAACATCCCTGAGATCGCGCGGCTGCACCGGCGACTGTGGGGCAGCGTGATGGTGCCGGTGCTGGAGAAGGCGCGGCGCACACGGGCGCTGCTGCAGCCTGGGGACTTTCTCAAAGGCTTCAAGATG TTCGGCTCACTCTTCAAGCCATACATCCGGTACTGTATGGAGGAGGAGGGCTGCATGGAGTACATGCGTGGCCTGCTGCGTGACAATGACCTATTCCGCACCTATGTCACG TGGGCTGAGAAGCACCAGCAGTGTCAGCGGCTGAAGCTGAGTGACATGCTGGCCAAGCCACATCAGCGCCTCACCAAATATCCACTGCTGCTCAAGTCACTGCTGAGGAAGACTGACGAGCCCCGCGCCAAGGAAGCAGTGATCACCATG ATCAGCTCTGTGGAATGCTTCATTCACCACGTGAACACAAGCATGCGGCAGCGCCAGGAGCGCCAGCGGCTGGCGGGGGTGGTGAGCCGGATCGACGCCTACGAAGTTGTGGAGGGCAGCAATGATGAGGTGGATAAG CTCTTGAAGGAATTTTTACATCTGGACCTGACAGCACCCATGCCTGGCGCCTCCCCTGAAGAGACTCGGCAGCTGCTGCTGGAAGGGAGCCTGAGGATGAAGGAGGGGAGAGACAGCAAG ATGGACGTGTACTGCTTCCTGTTCACTGATCTACTCTTGGTGACCAAGGCcgtgaagaaggcagagagaaccaAGGTCATCAGGCCACCACTGCTGGTGGATAAGATTGTGTGCCGGGAGCTTCGGGACCCTG GCTCCTTCGTCCTCATCTACCTGAATGAATTCCACAGTGCTGTGGGGGCCTACACATTCCAGGCCAGCAGCCAGGCTTTATGCCGAAGCTGGGTGGACACTATTTATAATGCCCAG AACCAACTGCAGCAGTTGCGTGCACAGCTGTGTGCACAGGAGCATCCAGGCAGCCAACACCTGCAGAGCCTGGAAGAGGAGGATGATGAGCAtgaagaggagggtgaggagagcAGTACCTCAGCTGCCAGCTCCCCCACCATCCTTCGAAAGAGCAGCAACAGCCTCAGCTCTCAGCACTG TGCCTCAGATGGCTCCACTGAGACCCTGGCCATGGTTGTGGTAGAGCCTGGGGAGACACTGTCTTCTCCGGAGTTTGATGGCGGTCCTTTCAGCTCCCAGTCGGACGAGACCTCTCTTAGCACCACCGCTTCATCCGTTACTCCCACTAGCGAGCTGCTGCCCCTGGGCCCCGTGGACGGCCGCTCCTGCTCCATGGACTCTGCCTATGGCACCCTGTCCCCCACTTCCCTGCAAGACTTTGTGGCACCACCCCCTGTGGCAGAACCAGTGCTTGTACCCCAGCCCCTGGCGTCAGCGCAGACCCCCTCACCCCCTTCGTCACCCCGCCTCCGGCGTCGTACTCCTGTCCAGCTGCTCCCCCGTCTGCCCCACCTGCTCAAGtccaaatctgaggccagcctcctACAGCTGCTGTCGGGAACTGCCACCCGGGTAGTGCCAACAGCTCCTAGCCGCAGCCTGTCAGAACTGTGCCTGATCACTATGGCGCCTGGGGTTAGGACTCGGAGCTCCCTtcaggcaggtgggcctggctGGAATTGCCCAGGGGCCTGTGGCCCTGGCCGTGGCTCTGCATTGTTAGAacctgagaacagagccagccactccACTAGGGGACCTACAGATTCTGCCAGAAGGAAAGACATCTCCTCTGGGGCTGCTCTCAGGGTGCAGCCTGAGCCTCCACCAGGGATCTCTGCTCAGCATAGGAAGCTGACCCTGGCCCAGCTCTATCGGATCAGGACCACCCTGCTGCTTAACTCCACGCTCACTGCCTC GGAGGTCTGA